A genome region from candidate division KSB1 bacterium includes the following:
- a CDS encoding mechanosensitive ion channel family protein: protein MNFDALLKQTGDWFLNTGVQVVLVLIVMAIFLRYSSMVADRFFSSVTKRAGKYHDDAEFQKRSDTLAQILKYVINIAVLLIGAIMILDQVGVEIGPILAAAGVLGLAIGFGAQSLVKDIISGFFILLEDQIRVGDVVDVAGKAGMVEKINLKMTTLRDLGGNVHFVPNGEISVVTNMTKGFSRYVFKVGVAYREDVDQVMQVMREVHEELRQDDDFKDDITEPLTMLGVDEFADSAVVIKAYTTTRPIKQWRVAREYNRRLKKTFDERNIEIPFPHVTFYAGQDKDGSAPPLDVHVQSAPGSDHE from the coding sequence ATGAATTTTGACGCGTTATTAAAACAAACCGGTGACTGGTTTCTGAACACGGGCGTTCAGGTTGTACTGGTACTGATTGTCATGGCCATTTTTCTGCGCTACTCGTCTATGGTGGCGGACCGTTTTTTCAGTTCCGTGACCAAACGCGCCGGCAAATACCACGATGACGCCGAGTTTCAGAAACGCAGTGATACGCTGGCACAGATTCTGAAATATGTGATCAATATAGCGGTATTACTCATCGGCGCCATTATGATTCTGGATCAGGTCGGCGTGGAAATCGGGCCGATTCTGGCCGCTGCCGGTGTTTTAGGTCTTGCTATTGGTTTCGGCGCCCAGAGTCTGGTCAAGGATATCATCAGCGGATTTTTTATTCTACTCGAAGATCAGATTCGTGTTGGCGATGTGGTGGATGTGGCCGGCAAAGCCGGTATGGTTGAGAAAATCAATCTGAAAATGACCACGCTTCGTGACCTGGGCGGCAATGTACATTTTGTTCCCAATGGTGAAATTTCCGTGGTCACCAATATGACCAAAGGCTTTTCTCGTTATGTTTTCAAAGTCGGTGTCGCCTATCGGGAGGATGTGGATCAAGTCATGCAGGTGATGCGGGAGGTGCATGAGGAACTGCGTCAGGACGATGACTTTAAAGATGATATCACAGAGCCGCTGACCATGCTGGGGGTGGATGAATTTGCGGATTCCGCTGTGGTGATCAAGGCATACACGACAACCAGGCCGATCAAGCAATGGCGGGTGGCGCGTGAATACAATCGCCGACTGAAAAAAACCTTTGACGAACGCAATATCGAGATCCCGTTCCCGCACGTTACCTTTTATGCCGGACAGGACAAAGACGGCAGCGCGCCGCCATTGGATGTGCATGTCCAGTCGGCGCCGGGCTCTGATCATGAGTGA
- the glgX gene encoding glycogen debranching protein GlgX → MTENEIWPGKPYPLGSTWDGKGVNFALFSEHAEAVELCFFDDSGVRETRRIKLTERTNMIWHVYVPGIKPGQRYGYRVSGPWDPAQGHRFNSNKVLIDPYTKAIDGNLNWDKSLYGYEMGDKEADLKANTADNTQYIPKSVVVDSSFDWEDDQSPAIPFHQTIIYETHVKGMTARHPDLPPELRGTYPGMTHPSVIKHLLSLGINAIEIMPVHQFIHDERLVKLGLSNYWGYNTIGFFTPHCDYASDGLLGQQLIEFKEMVKAFHREGIEVILDVVYNHTAEGNQLGPTLSFRGIDNASYYRLNPKDPRYYTDYTGTGNTLNMRHPNVLQMLMDSLRYWIEDMHIDGFRFDLASALARELHDVDRLSSFFDVIHQDPVISQAKLIAEPWDVGEGGYQVGNFPVGWAEWNGKYRDTVRDYWRGADRTLGDLAYRLTGSSDLYQDDGRHPTSSINFVTAHDGFTLHDLVSYNEKHNEANGENNQDGESFNRSWNMGVEGPTDDPVILELRERQKRNFLTTLFLSQGVPMLLHGDELGRTQNGNNNTYCQDNEISWLDWEHVNSDLLEFTRRLIHFRIEHPVFHQRKWFQGKPIHGEKVSDISWFTPDGEEMDEENWGEGHAKSLGVFLYGRGIRSVNPKGEAITDDSFYLLFNASDKDVEFALPPETWGKQWRRVVDTVDADWDSDAVYNPGDTLSVKKHSMVVLRYEI, encoded by the coding sequence ATGACAGAAAACGAAATTTGGCCGGGGAAACCGTATCCCCTGGGCAGCACATGGGACGGCAAGGGCGTGAATTTCGCCTTGTTTTCAGAACATGCCGAGGCGGTGGAACTCTGCTTTTTCGATGACTCGGGTGTGCGCGAAACCCGTCGAATCAAACTGACCGAGCGCACCAATATGATCTGGCATGTTTATGTGCCCGGTATCAAACCGGGACAACGTTACGGCTATCGGGTTTCCGGTCCCTGGGACCCGGCGCAGGGACACCGGTTTAACTCGAATAAAGTATTGATCGATCCATACACCAAAGCCATTGACGGCAACCTGAACTGGGATAAATCTTTGTACGGATATGAAATGGGGGACAAGGAAGCGGATCTCAAAGCAAATACAGCGGATAACACGCAATATATCCCAAAAAGCGTGGTGGTGGATTCGTCTTTCGACTGGGAAGACGACCAGTCCCCGGCTATTCCGTTTCATCAGACGATTATTTATGAAACGCACGTCAAAGGCATGACCGCCCGGCATCCGGATTTGCCGCCGGAACTGCGCGGCACCTATCCCGGAATGACACATCCGTCTGTGATCAAGCATTTGTTGTCGCTTGGTATCAATGCGATAGAGATCATGCCGGTGCATCAGTTTATTCATGATGAACGGCTGGTCAAATTGGGATTGTCCAATTACTGGGGATACAACACCATTGGATTTTTTACGCCGCATTGCGATTACGCCAGTGACGGGCTTTTGGGTCAGCAATTGATTGAATTCAAAGAGATGGTCAAAGCCTTTCACCGCGAGGGTATTGAAGTGATCCTGGATGTGGTTTACAACCATACCGCAGAGGGGAACCAGTTGGGACCGACACTGAGTTTCCGCGGGATTGACAATGCGTCGTATTACCGGCTGAACCCAAAAGATCCGCGTTATTATACGGATTATACCGGCACCGGCAATACGTTAAATATGCGCCATCCCAACGTGCTGCAGATGCTCATGGACAGCCTGCGCTACTGGATCGAGGACATGCATATAGACGGATTCCGTTTTGATCTGGCTTCGGCCCTGGCGCGCGAGCTGCATGACGTGGATCGTCTGAGTTCGTTCTTTGATGTCATTCATCAGGATCCGGTGATCAGTCAGGCCAAACTGATCGCTGAACCCTGGGATGTGGGCGAAGGCGGCTACCAGGTCGGCAATTTTCCGGTCGGCTGGGCGGAATGGAACGGCAAATATCGTGACACCGTGCGCGATTACTGGCGCGGCGCCGACCGCACGCTCGGAGATCTGGCCTATCGTCTCACCGGCAGCTCGGATTTGTATCAGGATGACGGCCGGCATCCCACGTCGAGTATTAATTTTGTCACAGCGCATGACGGGTTTACCCTGCATGACCTGGTTTCCTATAATGAAAAACACAATGAGGCCAACGGAGAGAACAATCAGGACGGTGAGAGCTTTAACCGATCCTGGAATATGGGAGTTGAGGGACCGACGGATGATCCGGTGATCCTGGAACTGCGCGAACGGCAAAAGCGAAATTTTCTCACCACGCTGTTTCTGTCCCAGGGGGTGCCCATGCTGCTGCACGGGGATGAACTGGGACGTACGCAGAACGGCAACAACAATACGTATTGTCAGGACAACGAGATCTCATGGCTCGACTGGGAGCATGTGAATTCAGATTTGCTTGAATTCACCCGTCGGCTGATCCATTTCCGTATCGAACATCCTGTGTTTCATCAGCGCAAGTGGTTTCAGGGCAAGCCTATACACGGCGAAAAGGTAAGTGATATTTCCTGGTTTACCCCGGACGGCGAAGAAATGGATGAGGAAAACTGGGGAGAGGGACACGCCAAATCTCTGGGTGTGTTCCTGTACGGACGCGGAATTCGCAGCGTCAATCCCAAAGGTGAGGCGATCACAGACGACAGTTTTTATCTGCTGTTCAACGCGTCTGATAAAGATGTTGAATTTGCGCTGCCTCCCGAGACCTGGGGGAAGCAGTGGCGCCGGGTGGTGGATACGGTGGATGCGGACTGGGACAGCGATGCAGTCTACAACCCCGGAGATACCCTTTCCGTGAAAAAGCATTCCATGGTGGTGTTAAGATATGAAATATGA
- the treY gene encoding malto-oligosyltrehalose synthase, whose amino-acid sequence MKYEPSAVYRVQLNQNFNFDQAAGIAGYLKDLGVSHLYCSPILQAAPGSSHGYDVVDPSRLNQELGGEEAYLRLCERLAELKMSQLLDMVPNHMAITGPENPWWWDVLENGPSSRFASYFDVDWDPANAPYSNLMLLPVLGDHYGRVLENNEFKLAHNQGWFTITYYDVEFPVSPRSLASLLETVAHRSHSEKISFIAGALQNLPVATATDRKSVQRRHRDKQVLGELLHNLCLKNERIAQIIDEVVEEINQNPDALDALFGEQNYRVAFWRKAEQEIAYRRFFDIQSLVGLRMEDEQVFQDTHQLIFKLIADGHVEGLRIDHPDGLFDPRTYFKRLSDRYSGLWVLAEKILEPDEHLRQSWPISGTSGYDFLNLVNGLFVQPEHEQLFTEFWSENSGLDNDYEQLVYEKKHQVMQQMLGSDVNTLTALLLEIAEGHRRHRDYNRGQVHQAIREIAACFPVYRTYVQAEEYEISDNDIRYIEEAVGRARENRKDLGVDLFEFIRDILMLRIRGERESTFVMRFQQFSAPVMAKGVEDTTFYVYNRLVSLNEVGGSPDQFGRPLKDFHEHNSEIQRHWPDALLTLSTHDTKRSEDVRSRLNVLSEIPDQWISAVRDWMQKNAQYKQNEYPDFNTEYLFYQNLIGAWPVDKQRMLDYMQKAIREAKVYTSWTDQNEEYEKAVVDFIEQVYADKSCIKNIESFVDDIKTAGYMNSLAQTLLKCTAPGIPDMYQGTELWDYSLVDPDNRRPVDFQRRAKLLKSCNKLNAAQALAHLQDGTVKLWLIRRVLKIRSQYSKEFANGGYTPMQVEGEHKDSFIAYRRGTRIVVLVPRWWMTNKGEWPETRFTLPEGDWQNALTDEIRQGGSYAVQELLATFPMACFIREE is encoded by the coding sequence ATGAAATATGAACCGTCTGCGGTTTACCGTGTACAATTGAATCAGAATTTTAATTTTGACCAGGCAGCCGGTATTGCCGGCTATCTGAAGGACCTGGGTGTCAGCCATTTGTATTGTTCACCGATTCTGCAGGCGGCGCCCGGCAGTTCGCACGGATACGATGTGGTTGATCCTTCCCGTCTGAACCAGGAACTGGGAGGTGAAGAGGCGTATTTGCGTTTATGCGAACGTCTTGCCGAGCTAAAAATGAGTCAGCTGCTGGATATGGTGCCCAATCATATGGCCATCACCGGTCCGGAAAACCCCTGGTGGTGGGATGTTCTGGAGAACGGCCCGTCCAGCCGGTTTGCGTCCTATTTTGATGTGGACTGGGATCCGGCCAACGCGCCGTACAGCAATTTGATGCTTCTGCCGGTGTTGGGCGATCATTACGGCCGCGTTCTGGAAAATAATGAGTTTAAACTGGCACACAACCAGGGCTGGTTTACCATAACCTATTACGATGTGGAATTTCCGGTTTCGCCGCGGTCTCTGGCCTCGCTGCTCGAAACCGTGGCTCACCGCAGTCATTCGGAAAAAATATCCTTTATCGCCGGAGCTCTGCAGAATCTGCCGGTAGCCACGGCCACGGACCGGAAAAGCGTGCAGCGCCGGCATCGTGATAAACAGGTGCTCGGTGAATTGCTGCACAATCTCTGCCTAAAAAATGAACGCATTGCGCAAATCATCGACGAGGTCGTGGAGGAAATCAATCAGAATCCCGACGCGCTGGACGCGTTGTTCGGTGAACAGAATTACCGCGTCGCGTTCTGGCGCAAGGCGGAACAGGAAATTGCCTATCGCCGCTTTTTTGATATCCAGAGTCTGGTGGGTCTACGCATGGAAGACGAACAGGTGTTCCAGGATACACATCAGCTGATATTCAAGCTGATTGCAGACGGGCATGTGGAGGGTCTGCGTATTGACCATCCGGACGGCCTTTTTGACCCGCGCACCTATTTCAAACGGCTGAGCGACCGCTATTCCGGGCTTTGGGTGCTTGCGGAAAAGATACTGGAACCGGATGAGCATCTGAGACAGTCCTGGCCTATCAGCGGCACCAGTGGTTATGATTTTCTCAATTTGGTGAACGGTTTGTTTGTGCAGCCGGAACACGAGCAGCTGTTCACCGAATTCTGGTCAGAGAACAGCGGACTGGACAATGATTATGAACAGCTTGTCTATGAAAAAAAACATCAGGTGATGCAGCAAATGCTGGGCAGTGATGTCAATACATTGACCGCCTTGCTGCTCGAAATCGCCGAAGGTCATCGCCGGCATCGCGATTATAACCGTGGCCAGGTGCACCAGGCGATTCGCGAGATTGCCGCCTGTTTTCCGGTGTATCGGACTTATGTACAGGCGGAAGAATATGAAATTTCGGATAATGATATTCGGTATATTGAAGAGGCGGTCGGGCGCGCGCGTGAGAATCGTAAAGATTTGGGCGTGGACCTGTTTGAGTTTATTCGCGATATTCTGATGCTGCGCATTCGGGGTGAACGGGAGAGCACATTTGTCATGCGCTTTCAGCAGTTTTCCGCTCCGGTTATGGCCAAGGGCGTGGAAGACACCACCTTTTATGTTTACAATCGGCTGGTTTCTCTGAATGAAGTGGGCGGTTCGCCGGATCAATTCGGTCGCCCTTTAAAGGATTTTCACGAGCACAACAGCGAAATACAGCGTCACTGGCCGGATGCGCTGCTGACCTTGTCTACGCATGATACCAAACGCAGCGAAGATGTGCGCAGCCGTTTGAATGTGCTGTCCGAGATCCCGGATCAGTGGATCAGCGCGGTACGCGACTGGATGCAGAAGAATGCTCAATACAAACAAAACGAGTATCCGGATTTCAACACCGAGTATCTGTTCTATCAAAATCTGATTGGAGCCTGGCCGGTTGACAAACAGCGTATGCTCGATTATATGCAAAAAGCGATTCGGGAAGCCAAGGTGTACACCTCATGGACCGACCAGAATGAGGAATATGAAAAAGCAGTCGTTGATTTTATCGAGCAGGTTTATGCGGATAAATCTTGCATCAAAAACATCGAGTCATTTGTCGATGACATCAAGACCGCCGGTTATATGAACTCTCTCGCACAAACCCTGCTGAAATGCACGGCTCCAGGCATACCGGATATGTATCAGGGGACTGAGCTCTGGGATTACAGTCTGGTAGACCCGGACAACCGGCGGCCCGTGGATTTTCAACGGCGTGCCAAACTGCTGAAATCGTGCAATAAACTGAACGCGGCGCAGGCGCTTGCGCATCTGCAGGATGGAACCGTTAAACTCTGGCTGATTCGGCGGGTGCTAAAAATACGCTCCCAATATTCCAAAGAATTTGCAAACGGCGGTTATACCCCTATGCAGGTGGAAGGCGAGCACAAAGACAGCTTTATTGCTTACCGACGCGGAACCCGTATTGTGGTTCTGGTCCCGCGCTGGTGGATGACCAACAAAGGTGAATGGCCTGAAACCCGTTTTACCTTGCCGGAAGGCGACTGGCAAAATGCACTGACAGACGAAATCCGGCAGGGTGGGAGTTATGCCGTTCAGGAACTTTTGGCCACGTTTCCGATGGCTTGTTTTATACGGGAGGAATAG
- the treZ gene encoding malto-oligosyltrehalose trehalohydrolase, with protein MNPFRIWAPHAERMRLRLSDQTLDMTETHNGWWTVSVSGLKHGDRYGFLINNDEQVLPDPRSPWQPGGVHDLSAWVDHAKYTWGDQGWRPPPLGSALLYELHIGTFTDGGTFESAVERLNDLAELGITHVELMPVNEFSGDRGWGYDGVDLYAPHHAYGGPHGLKMFVDACHQRGLAVILDVVYNHLGPSGNYLARFGPYFSNRYHTPWGDAVNLDGSGSDEVRRFFIDNALMWLRDYHMDGLRVDAVHSIFDQSAVHFLELLKHDVSALSVRLGKELPVIAESDLNDPRLIRPLQAGGYGLDAQWTDDIHHALHAFYTGERIGYYIDFGTLAAVAKALKHAFINDGRYSSFRNRRHGRPVGDLPGDRFVTFLQNHDQVGNRAYGERLHHLAGINALKQAAALLFTSPYIPLVFQGEEWAASTPFYYFTSHPEQDLGEAVTQGRRREFSEFGWEEEIPNPQDIDTFEASRLNWEERSEPEHEDILNWYKALIRIRNTYPELINGDRDSVQIDFDEQHTWLRVQRGRVVVICNTGAEKTKLNAPHADRANVLLKSRDSIVIKADSVTLPAESVIIYCMGESSDAQQLENMK; from the coding sequence ATGAATCCATTCAGAATATGGGCGCCGCATGCGGAACGCATGCGATTGCGCCTGTCTGATCAAACCCTGGATATGACGGAGACACACAACGGCTGGTGGACCGTCTCGGTTAGCGGTCTGAAACATGGCGACCGTTACGGGTTTCTGATCAATAATGACGAACAGGTGCTGCCGGATCCGCGCTCACCCTGGCAGCCCGGCGGCGTGCATGATCTGTCCGCCTGGGTCGATCATGCAAAATATACATGGGGAGATCAGGGGTGGCGTCCGCCGCCTCTCGGCTCTGCGCTGCTCTATGAACTTCATATCGGCACGTTTACAGACGGCGGTACCTTTGAATCGGCTGTTGAGCGTCTAAATGATCTGGCGGAGCTGGGTATCACGCATGTGGAACTCATGCCGGTGAACGAGTTCTCCGGTGACCGCGGCTGGGGCTATGACGGCGTGGATTTGTACGCGCCGCATCATGCCTACGGCGGTCCGCATGGCCTTAAAATGTTTGTCGATGCCTGCCATCAGCGCGGTTTGGCCGTGATTCTGGATGTGGTGTATAATCATCTGGGACCATCCGGAAATTATCTCGCCCGGTTCGGTCCGTATTTTTCCAACCGCTACCATACACCCTGGGGCGATGCGGTCAATCTGGACGGGTCCGGCAGCGATGAGGTGCGGCGGTTTTTTATCGATAATGCATTGATGTGGCTGCGCGATTATCATATGGATGGTCTGCGCGTGGACGCCGTGCACAGCATTTTCGACCAGTCCGCTGTACATTTTTTGGAATTGCTCAAGCACGATGTCAGTGCGTTGTCAGTGCGTCTGGGCAAAGAGTTGCCGGTGATTGCGGAAAGTGATCTGAATGATCCGCGGCTGATCCGTCCGCTGCAGGCCGGCGGATACGGGCTGGATGCGCAATGGACGGACGATATTCATCATGCCTTGCATGCCTTTTATACAGGTGAACGAATCGGCTATTATATTGATTTTGGAACACTTGCAGCTGTTGCCAAAGCATTGAAACATGCCTTTATTAACGACGGGCGATACTCTTCATTTCGCAACCGTCGGCATGGCCGACCGGTTGGTGATTTGCCCGGAGACCGGTTCGTGACCTTTTTACAAAACCACGATCAAGTCGGGAACCGCGCCTATGGGGAGCGGCTGCATCATCTGGCCGGCATCAACGCACTCAAACAGGCGGCTGCCCTGCTGTTCACATCGCCTTACATTCCGCTGGTGTTTCAGGGAGAAGAATGGGCGGCCTCTACTCCGTTTTATTATTTCACCAGCCATCCGGAACAAGACCTGGGCGAGGCGGTAACCCAAGGCCGTCGGCGGGAATTTTCCGAGTTCGGCTGGGAAGAAGAAATTCCCAATCCCCAGGACATTGATACGTTTGAAGCGTCGCGGCTGAACTGGGAGGAACGCAGCGAGCCGGAGCATGAAGATATTTTAAATTGGTACAAAGCATTGATTCGAATCCGCAACACGTATCCCGAGTTGATAAACGGCGACCGCGATTCGGTTCAAATTGATTTTGATGAGCAGCATACCTGGCTCCGGGTTCAGCGCGGACGTGTGGTTGTGATTTGTAACACGGGCGCTGAAAAGACTAAACTCAATGCCCCGCATGCGGATAGAGCCAACGTACTGCTGAAATCGAGGGATTCGATCGTGATCAAAGCGGATTCCGTGACTTTGCCTGCAGAGTCTGTGATTATTTATTGTATGGGAGAATCGTCTGATGCACAACAACTGGAGAATATGAAATGA